Below is a genomic region from Ziziphus jujuba cultivar Dongzao chromosome 7, ASM3175591v1.
TCCCTTTTGCTCAAGTCTTGTTTTGGCTTTTGTCTTCTTTCCTTTGCCTTCACTTTTttgtttgatatatattatgtagGTTGGGTTGCGGTTGCTCCTCTGTCCTCTCGGTTCTAACATTGTAGTTCGAACAGCATGGTGAGCTTTGACTAATATTGTCTTTAACTTTaacttaataatttctttttcgtGATTTGTGTTAATGAATATTGTTTGGAAGGATAAGGATAACTATTGTCAAGGAGATAACTTGTGCTCATTCATGGCTTGATGTTATCTTTTTCAAACTAAAGCAACCTCTAAACTCAAAATGCAATACCcctgtcaaaaataaaaaagataataatattaCTGATTGTGAGTTTTTCTTTGTATATATAGTTGTTCTGTGGGGATTGTTCTACCTGTATACTCTACATGCAAGGCAATTGAGAGGAAAGATCATGACGATCAACAAAAGTGGCTCTTATATTGGGCAGGTTTGAAGTTCTTCTGTTGTCATTCCCATTCACTCTTTTCAATGCCTTATGTTAACATAGGACATGACTTTTGTGATTTATACTGAGTGAAGATGTGATAGTTATGGGCATTCAAGTGTCTAAGTAGCTTGATATTGGAACATTATTTATAGTTAACTTTTTGTATATGGcaagttcatatcatttggatgaaatttttgatataTGAAGTATATGAGCATTGGGCTCTAATATTCtactaatttaatttaattcattatTCATTTCAATTACTGCAGCTTATGGATCTTTCAGCCTTGTAGAAGTATTTTCAGATAAGTTTATTTCTTGGTATGATtctatattgtttttatatctTAGAACAAATTGCTTGTACAAGGTTATACCGGAAAAGACAGGTGTCTGTGCAGCATATACATGTATCCCTGTATTTCTTTGAATTTGGCTTTTGTTCTGATGATCCGATCTTTTATTTCCTTCCTTTGTAGGTTTCCTCTGTACTATCATCTAAAATTTGCATTTCTTGTTTGGCTTCAACTTCCATCTGTTGATGTAAGTTAAAATACATTCTACTCTTTGGAGTGTTTGTATCAATTTAATATTGGATCCCCTCCTCTCCCATTATATCAAGTCACAG
It encodes:
- the LOC107424845 gene encoding HVA22-like protein k isoform X2 → MALLGSNIAGEVGLRLLLCPLGSNIVVRTACCSVGIVLPVYSTCKAIERKDHDDQQKWLLYWAAYGSFSLVEVFSDKFISWFPLYYHLKFAFLVWLQLPSVDAKLISAHQTEIQYARAVIVKIMGSAELMLKGGDKPDQTQQHRAIEGQTRTSVIESDDGDDD